From one Prosthecobacter vanneervenii genomic stretch:
- a CDS encoding single-stranded DNA-binding protein yields MASYNKVMLIGNLTRDPEVRYTPKGSAVCDIGLAVNRVYTSDSGEKVEEVTFVDVVLWSKMAELAGKYLHKGRPVFIEGRLQMDSWEDKQTGQKRTRMRVVGEQMQFLGSPGGDRAGGGGGGDDEGGYSGGGGGGGYSGGGGGGGGYNRPQQRPQQRPAPQQQRPQQRPAPAPQPQHDDFGEGPITDGMEDDDIPF; encoded by the coding sequence ATGGCCTCCTATAACAAAGTCATGCTCATCGGCAATCTGACCCGCGACCCCGAAGTGCGCTACACGCCCAAGGGCAGCGCAGTTTGCGACATCGGTCTCGCCGTGAACCGCGTGTACACCTCCGACAGTGGTGAAAAGGTGGAGGAAGTCACTTTCGTGGATGTCGTCCTCTGGTCCAAGATGGCTGAACTCGCTGGCAAATATCTCCACAAAGGCCGCCCAGTCTTCATCGAAGGCCGCCTGCAAATGGACTCCTGGGAGGACAAGCAGACCGGCCAGAAGCGCACCCGCATGCGCGTCGTGGGCGAGCAGATGCAGTTCCTCGGCAGCCCCGGCGGTGACCGCGCAGGCGGCGGCGGTGGTGGCGATGATGAAGGCGGTTACTCCGGTGGTGGCGGCGGCGGTGGCTATTCTGGCGGAGGAGGTGGCGGCGGCGGTTACAATCGCCCTCAGCAGCGTCCCCAGCAGCGCCCCGCTCCCCAGCAGCAGCGTCCTCAGCAACGCCCCGCTCCGGCTCCTCAGCCGCAGCACGATGACTTCGGTGAAGGCCCCATCACCGACGGCATGGAAGACGACGACATTCCGTTTTGA
- a CDS encoding DUF1549 domain-containing protein: MNRLVSSLVGSLAVVAGSSVFAADAVSFRNDVMAAISKAGCNLGTCHGNATGKGGFKLSLRGQDPELDFKALARESSGRRVDVFSPERSLILVKGANQIAHEGGKRLDPKNWEYQVLRSWIAAGLPRDEKTAPQVTQLTVSPAELVLDEPQDKMQISVKATFSDGTQRDVTERAIYEPLQNGLVEVSRSGLVKRLQFGEPAILVRFLNQSAPVRLTFVKSNAAFAWSNPPRGNYIDTHVFSKLKTLRMNPSGLCSDEVFLRRAWLDLCGMIPPADEARAFAADKARDKRSRLIDRLMARPEFADYWTLKWSDVLKVESRTLDTKGTKAFHSWIRSCISQNRPINEMVRALIASRGSTYHEPESNFYRANRTPELRATTAAQVFLGTRLQCAQCHNHPFDRWTQDDYYNWSAVFAKVDYKILEEIKPRDKNDKHEFNGEQLVFLNAKLNITNPRTGDTAKARFLGAEMPSLFEKEDELQAAAKWLTSAQHPLFAKAQANRIWYHLMGRGLVDPVDDMRLTNPASHPQLLDALAQDLVRSGFDLRHIVRTIMLSHTYQLESTPNETNATDLTNYSHHLPRRLTAEQLMDSLYGALRVSPQFKDWDRGLRAGQIPGPANGRGSPDPMSPEAFLVQFGRPKRELACECERGTDTSLGQIFQFISGPVVSSVVSQKYNRLGSLIKNPDNAAVTRDLYWALLTRAPTPDESKVIESLLASAKDRRLALEDITWSLVNAKEFLLCR, encoded by the coding sequence GTGAATCGCCTTGTCTCCAGTCTTGTTGGCTCCCTTGCAGTCGTTGCCGGGTCCTCGGTGTTTGCCGCCGATGCCGTTTCCTTCCGCAATGACGTCATGGCTGCCATCTCCAAGGCAGGCTGCAATTTGGGCACCTGCCATGGAAATGCGACTGGCAAAGGCGGCTTCAAGCTCTCCCTACGCGGCCAGGACCCTGAACTTGATTTCAAAGCGCTCGCCCGCGAAAGCTCGGGCCGCCGCGTGGATGTTTTCTCTCCGGAGCGCAGCCTCATTTTGGTCAAGGGCGCCAACCAGATCGCTCATGAAGGTGGCAAGCGTCTCGACCCAAAAAACTGGGAGTACCAGGTGCTGCGCTCGTGGATCGCTGCCGGTCTGCCGCGCGATGAAAAAACAGCTCCTCAGGTCACCCAGCTCACCGTCTCGCCCGCGGAGCTCGTGCTGGATGAGCCTCAGGACAAAATGCAGATCTCCGTCAAGGCCACCTTCTCAGACGGCACTCAGCGCGATGTCACCGAGCGCGCCATTTACGAGCCTCTGCAAAACGGCCTCGTCGAGGTCAGCCGCAGCGGCCTTGTCAAACGCCTCCAGTTTGGCGAGCCCGCCATCCTCGTGCGCTTCCTCAATCAATCGGCACCCGTTCGCCTCACCTTCGTAAAGAGCAACGCTGCCTTCGCTTGGAGCAACCCGCCGCGCGGCAACTACATCGACACCCACGTCTTCAGCAAGCTCAAGACCCTGCGCATGAACCCCAGTGGCCTGTGCAGCGACGAGGTCTTTCTCCGCCGCGCCTGGCTCGACCTCTGCGGCATGATACCACCTGCAGATGAAGCCCGTGCCTTTGCGGCCGACAAGGCTCGCGACAAACGCTCCCGCCTGATCGACCGCCTCATGGCGCGCCCCGAATTCGCCGACTACTGGACGCTCAAGTGGTCCGATGTACTCAAGGTCGAATCCCGCACGCTCGACACCAAAGGCACAAAGGCATTCCACAGCTGGATCCGCAGCTGCATCTCGCAGAACCGTCCCATCAATGAAATGGTGCGTGCTCTCATCGCCTCTCGTGGCAGCACCTACCACGAGCCCGAGTCCAACTTCTACCGCGCCAACCGCACGCCCGAACTCCGCGCCACTACGGCGGCCCAGGTCTTCCTCGGCACACGCCTCCAGTGCGCTCAATGCCACAACCACCCCTTCGACCGCTGGACGCAGGACGACTACTACAACTGGTCCGCCGTCTTCGCCAAGGTGGACTACAAGATCCTCGAAGAAATCAAACCCAGGGACAAGAACGACAAGCATGAGTTCAACGGCGAACAGCTCGTCTTCCTCAACGCCAAGCTGAACATCACCAACCCGCGCACCGGAGACACCGCCAAAGCCCGCTTCCTCGGCGCTGAAATGCCCAGCCTCTTCGAAAAGGAAGATGAACTGCAGGCCGCTGCCAAATGGCTCACCAGCGCCCAGCATCCGCTCTTTGCCAAAGCCCAGGCCAACCGCATCTGGTACCACCTCATGGGCCGCGGCCTCGTCGATCCCGTCGATGACATGCGCCTCACCAATCCCGCCAGCCATCCGCAGCTTCTCGATGCGCTCGCCCAGGACCTCGTCCGCAGCGGCTTTGACCTACGCCACATCGTGCGCACCATCATGCTCAGCCACACCTACCAGCTGGAGAGCACGCCTAACGAGACCAACGCCACCGACCTCACCAACTACTCCCACCACCTGCCGCGCCGCCTCACCGCCGAGCAGCTCATGGACTCCCTCTACGGCGCGCTCCGTGTCAGCCCGCAGTTCAAGGACTGGGATCGTGGCCTACGTGCTGGCCAGATTCCTGGGCCCGCCAATGGCCGTGGCAGCCCCGACCCCATGTCTCCCGAGGCCTTCCTCGTCCAGTTTGGACGCCCCAAGCGCGAGCTTGCTTGCGAGTGCGAACGCGGCACCGACACCTCTCTCGGTCAGATCTTCCAGTTCATCAGCGGCCCGGTGGTTAGCAGCGTGGTCTCGCAGAAGTACAACCGCCTCGGCTCTCTCATCAAAAATCCTGACAACGCCGCCGTCACCCGTGACCTCTATTGGGCCCTGCTCACCCGCGCTCCCACACCGGACGAAAGCAAAGTCATCGAATCCCTCCTCGCCTCCGCCAAGGACCGACGCCTCGCCTTGGAGGACATCACCTGGAGCCTGGTGAACGCCAAGGAGTTTCTGCTTTGCCGTTAA